Part of the Plasmodium vinckei vinckei genome assembly, chromosome: PVVCY_13 genome, AACTTTTCAGTTAATAGATATTTATGTCGTTCAATTTAATTGGGGCGATGTAAATTCAAATTCCGAAGATACTATTTATTACACTCGACATAGAAATAGAAATGGTCATCAACAAAGATTTAGTGGATGGTCTAAAGATGTCGATTTTGTATctacaaataattttggaAAAGATGTCGAAGTGCTAGTAAAACACGGAAATAAGTTTTTAATATcaaatggatatatatttgttgcTAAATTAAATGATGTAATTAAACAAACAGTTAATATGATGGTATCAACAGATGGAGGAAAAACATTTAATAAAGCGAATTTACCAAAAGATATACATGAGAAAtcatatacaattttagaTACTTCAGAAGGTGCTATAATGCTACATGTAAATCATGGATCATCAtctgaaaaattaaatactggaaatgtttatatttctgATGCGTCTGGTCTAAATTATACCCTTTCATTACCAAACAATATAAGAACTGCATCTGGTGAATGTGAATTTGATAGAGTTTTAAGTTTAGATGGTGTATATATTGCAAACTTTTTAGATGATCAAGATGAGATGAAAGATGAAGATTTAAAATtcacaaattttaaattacaGTTAGAAGAAGACGTAGGACCATTTGAAACAAATACgcaaaaaagaaaaaaacaattaacaaaaggaaaaaatgaagaaactGTAAGAACtgttatttcttttaataaagGTGGACATTGGTCATATCTAAAAGCACCAAAAGTAGATAGTAtaggaaataaatatgattgtGGAGATGAATGTTATTTACATTTACATGGTATAACAAACTATCATCAATATGCTCCATTTTATTCAATTGAAAATGCGGTTGGAATAATTATGGGTACAGGTAATGTTGGTAgccatttaaaatataaaagcgATGAagtaaatacatttttatcaagAGATGGTGGTGTGACATGGATAGAGGCACACAAAGgtccatatatttatgagtTTGGTGATCATGGTGGCTTAATTGTTATGTCAGATGATTTGCGTAAAACTAATCAAATTGTTTTTAGTTGGAATGAAGGTCAAAGTTGGTTTGATTTTGAATTAGGACAATTCCCAATAGACATTGATAATATTGTAGCTGAACCAACTTCTTCATCCGTTGAATTTTTAGTTTATGGTACAAGAAATGATATAGGTGTTTTATATCACCTTGATTTTAATGCTCTTGGACAACCTTTATGTAAAGGGCTATGGGCGGCAGACTCAGTTTCTTCTGATTATGAAACGTGGTCTCCCTCTAGTGGTTCATTCAAAGATAAATGCATATTAGGAAGAAAAATTACCTACACACGAAGAAAACAAACATCTGAATGTTTTAATGGAAAGGATTTAAAAAGAGTTGTTGATAAAAAACTTTGTGATTGTACACCAGAAGATTACGAATGTGAAGCTGGTTTTACACGAAAAGTTGGAAGTTTTGAATGTAAACCAACTGATTCAACATTAACAATTGAAGGATGCACAAGTAgttcttatttttatgcaaCAGCTTATAGAAAGGTTCCTGGTGACGTATGTGTTAATGGTTGGGTTCCTGAAAAAGTTCCTGTTCCTTGCCCAGACTATTCCCcatttaataatagtaagaataaataatatgttatattGTTCGTCAaagtttattttaataaaacacGTAATGTTTcaattgatttattttatctattattatattcactaattttttttattattgtacTTCAGGCGCCAAatcaattttattcatactatttattatgGGACTTGTTATGCTTATAATTACATACATATGCAGAAACCCTAAATTTCGAAGcatgttttataattatggtaataatcattaaatttcaaatatttgttatgtggatatttctttaatcacattataatttttaattattttgtcGTATTTAtctgtttatatttttgtttaattattttttttcttcattttcctattttaattcataGGTTTTGACACATTTGAGCATGTCAAATATTCAGTTGTTAAAACGAAAAAAGGAAACATAAATAGCAATGTGTTCGAACCGGAAATGGAATTTATCGATGCGGAACAAGTAAGAATAAATGCggctatattattttcatattttgcACATATGCAAgcatttattcatttttaacatcattttattttattcgtTTAACtaattatgtattattttttcttttttatgatataattattaaaggATAACAACGAAGAAGATGTTCCTACCCTTATGTCATATCATAACGAAAGAAATGGACAAAGAAACGATTTCGACTTAACTAGAAACAGATCAAaccataataattatattacatCCAGAACAGCGAgttcacaaaaaaaatatccagAAAACattgaattattataaaatggaaGTATTGAAACAAAAGacaatgaaataaaagcaTATGTAATACCATTTATCACTTACTGTgataaattgttttttttaaacaaaaataatcaatataattgtatatatacttatggTAATAAAAAGTGATTGACTTATTAATTAGTCAtacctttttatattttaataccattattattacaaagTCTGTTAATTATTCGGCGACTATAGTTATTaccaataatattattatctcaattttataaatataagtatTCCTGttgttgttattattttattcgtattcatttatatttttttacgtattaatatttcttttaatataatattcaaaatgatgtatttttttttaattttttagcTTCTACattttatcatcattattattttatatttatttaaacagTTATCAACATGCTTTTTTGGATTAATACTTAttaatgttatattttttcctctTCACACATTAAatcttaatatattttttatattttttttttactaaaaatacatattattttttatactgttcatatatttagccatatttataatatgcgcaatgtttataattaagattcattttttgcatACTTTTGTTagtttttttgtttatgcCAAACTGTTATgctaaagaaaaaaacaccaaaggaaaaagaagaaaaattataatattaattttactaTGAgcttaaaataaataaataacacAATTTCGATAAATTAGacaattttcatataaactCGTCCATACGCTCAAATAAAGCTCTACTACCCTATGcgcaattaaaaaatatattttttgctaTATTGATATAATAGCTTCGTTTTACCTACATATGTGTGTAATTGATAAATATGGGCGTATAAACGACAGCCgtgtttgttttttttaacaagataaaacaaatgaaatatattttaactGAATTATGCTATCATTGGAaagtttatttaatttaatagaGTTTAATGctcttaaaatattaatatatataaagtcATTTTTAGATGAGCCAAAaacataaacaaattacattaaataattaaatgaaataataaagatgaagattgaaaatttttaattaaactAAGCAAAAAAATAGGAAAATTGTGCATCATATAGGGTTGttatatgtgcatatattcatatgttgtatatacttttcaggttcatttatattttcccaCGTACATAtggataaaaaatgaataacaaatcgaattattataataccATTCTgtgttcatttttattcgTCATTGGTTTATCATTAGGACCTAATTGTGGATCGCCACCCCATGCCATAGGAAACCAAACTGGATAAACtcttttatacaaaaacataaaaactTTGTCGTGCTGCTTTAGAATACTGCTAAATAAgcatttcatttttccGTGTGTTCCTAAAGattctaatatttttccaGTTAGTCCAAATTTTGTATGCAATTCAACAGGTTTGAAATAGTTTATATCTTTAGGGTTGTAAAACATATTTCTTATAACCGCTTTTTTCTTatgaattttaaaaatattgccACAAATACTTATTcttttcataattattcttTTACAATCGCAATTAACAACTTTACCATGTGCTACTAACTCTGCATGGGCGTTAAAGTCATTTAATGCATTAAATTGTGTGATATTAGTATTTCCATTTCCAAAAATACTATTCACATTGTTTGTGTTGAATAAATAGTCTGTATTTCCCATATTTTGTAAGGTGCTAATATTGTTGTATTGCTCTACaccataatttattatatttttagtctttataataaaaacagGTGAACTAGTAACTGTAGTAAACCCAAATATCGaagcaatatatttttttccatgtTTCACAAATTTTTCATACTTTCCCTTAGATTGTAtgcttttaataatttgttcACTGAAAATTGGAGCCCCTATAAAATGGCGAAATCcacatataattttgaaaatatctTTAGATTGAACATTTTCTAAATAGGTAGAAGATTTTTCAATTTCCATATTTACTACTGTCACTTTTCTTTCAAAAGGCAATATGCtcgataaaataaaaggtaGCTTTAATTTCTCATAATTAttcattaaattaattaaattaccatcattttttataacgaATATGCAATAAGTATCTGCTAGAGAATATTTCTCTTGTATAATCTTacaattttctatatatttttttttagaatatttcattaaattttcatgGCATTCATAATCGTAAACTCGAGAATATGCTAATGGAAGATCTTCATAAACATCAATAAATGATGTTCTCAAACTTTGTAAACTTCTATATCTTTTAAATCTTTCCCTtgcacatatatttttattcagaTAAATATCCTCGATATTTTCTTCGTCTCTTTcgatatcattattatcatcattatcGCTGTTACTACTTTTGTTGCTACTGTTATCactaaaattttcattttcactATCGTcagaattattttctaaaaagGATGAACCATTTAAGCCATTTTTATTGCcctcaaaattattaactaCGCCATTTTGAATATCAATTATTGGCTGAGATCTATCATATGAACATATGGCATTATCACTTgcttcatatttttcattggATACATACATCCATCTATTcttattattcatattttgtgtattttcattattagaAAATTGGCCGAATCTGTTCATCCCATTCATTGTTTCCATATGATTACCATTACTCAAATGTGCATTCattgtgtatatattattgttatacTCATTAGATGGTTCATTGTTTTGTATTCCCATTTCCTTATTTAAATTGAATTTATACACAGTCGTATTATTGTCATCTTCGTGGTTTAGGTTAAATGGGGATAATTCAGGcatgttttgtttttttaataccatcatcatatttttatcattaaaattattatcgtCTCCCATATATGGACGAACCggtattaaattattttcatcatctaaagtatttctatttatacaattttgAATACGATCAAAGTTgtaattaatatttctaGCCATTATTTTCTCATTGTTCAAAAAATTGGTAATAAagtatttttcattttcttcatttctTTGAATGTTTTGATTTAAGAAAAATTCTGATGTTTCGTGATTTATATcgtaattataattatttctattattGCTGGTGGAGTTTCGTTTCCTTTTCATTGTATCTATAGCATATATGTCAtccaaataataatcacCAATGTTCGTTATATGTATAGGGTTGTGAACATTAAAGCCTGCACCTTTAACAAAcccttttaaataaattgaaTCATTCTGAGGGTTATAAGCATATGAATCTATCATCATATATCCTCTTCCTTCTCTAAATGAAACATTTTTCACtttcatattcattatttcgTAGTAAAGTTTTTGGAAATTtgtgttattattatcactaCTCTTATTAATGCCATAATTATTCCCAATATTGTCAGTATAGTTACtgctatttataaaaaatattttatcatccATTGTAAATTCCGAGTTAAAATATCTAGatacaaaatttttagaatattttttgttttcacTTGTGTTATACCCTATCCCAATAATTGATGGGACCCcttgaatttttaatattgataataGCTCATATCCAAGATTATCAAATGCCGAATTTTCAAGGGATCCAtctttaaatatacataaaattaaatcagCGCATTTTGTCCCATCAATAAtgccatatatatttcgCGGTACATCATAAACTACTAAGGACCTTTTTCGTTTTGTTTTGTCGGAAtgtattgtatatatatcataaagttgtatattatcatattctATCGAATCATCTTCATTTTGCTCACAtagatattttataaattccCTTTTGAAAGATAATAAATCGACATCTTCAtgaaatgataataaacaCACATTTAAGGAGTTGTAAATgggaatatattttgatttttcttccaattcattttttaaaatgctCGATTTTGTATTATGCGCTTGATATGCTCTATGTAGCATATGACTGTATTTTTCcactgtttttttttttttcttatgcgcctttttattaacatttttattttttttctgggTTTTATTCTTCTTAAACTGTTTGTTTACCTGTTTTAAGTGTGATCGATGCTTCATTGTTATTTAAAGAAGAGTAAGCAAACAAAttgtttcaaaaaattcCTTCCTTTTCGACTTTTTTTAAGGCATCAAAAAGCGTAATAccttcatttaaaaaaatatgtaattttcatataaacCTTTATATGTTAAAgaagtatttttatttacaaaatcaatagatatttttatattaatttattgcattttatgcatattatattaaaatacagttatatatatatattaattttttattgttgcAACAGCAAacatagaaaaaatatcttttaaaatgaagaaaaactactcttaaataattttaaaaaattttaaatgctcttaaaaatgttgatataatatatattttttttgtgggAAATGTGATgcaaataatacaaaacgAATGGAAACctatatacacataataatttaatatatatatatatatacccaTACGAGCgacaacatttttttaatatttcataatatactaaatttcatattatcgattcaataaatttttaatttaaaatcattttaaatattttttcgttttcattaattttccatttcCCAAAGTGATGCAAacgttatattttttaaatattaatgatatatattttatatatatagaaatagGAAACGAAAAAGAGAGagcataaaatatataatattcttaaaattataatattccttcataatatatcttatcggctatatttatacattttgttatagaaatatattttatatttcaaataaagtcgtttgaaaaattaaagatatttaatataacaatCATAAGATGCACttcaaataaatgatgttatatacttttataGAAGTTTCTTTGGTTCCTTCATTTTACATTTCGACGTCTATTAGcatagaaaattataataatttttacaattcggtattattacataatggataatattaaaaaaaatgctatatataataatttttttgtacaccaaataaaatttgtatttaaatggctattttgtatatgcatttttagaaaaacataactataataaaaatggcaAAAGTAAAGACAATTCTAAAAAACTAATTCATTTGtgcataataaatattctataattctttattctaaaaataaaaacaaaaggttggaaaatattattatatataattgcaGAAATTTGGATATAAccttataaaaattgtaatttCAAATCAGtctattacaaaaaaatgaatactCTGAAATTCATTTGAAGTAATAagatatgaaaaatatttaaatacttCTATGCAAAtagtattatattaatttttatattttaatttttcggaatgatatattttaaattattttatttttacaaaaaaatacacaatATTGGCATAcgatgaaaaattatacaacaCATTAAAGGCCTATATTCCTAAGGTATATTACTTTGTATTTTCCAcccttttttaataattataaagtattatatgtatatataattttttgtgttaTGTAAATGTGTCTAATATGCATACTcttaatatttcaaaatatatgtttgaATTTTTTGTCATACACGTTTTAGAAAAATTCAACAATACACtctaaaataaatacataaaaaaaaaataatagtaatatttatgtatgcATTAAAAGTGATAATGTAAAATGCGTAcgcatttaataaaataacatttatattctttaaaGGAGTATTGTGCGCCCATGTGCAagttaattattatttcaaagaaaatattaaaattttaaacaaaAGTTAATTCTagatatttacattttaataatgatatagaaGTACAAccatcaaataaatataaataataaatagaaaaatgtattttattacaatacatctttcattatatatttgtttttaaattcaacatctttcaattttttttagttgtTATCGATCTGCAAACGAAATTACAATActattttacataaaaagaCAACTTTgtgtaaattttaaaattttatatatacatgaaaaagtgaaaaatatttagttgcacatatgtatactttatatttttatttttatgttttttctatttataGATTCATAGATTGCAATTATtagattttttatatttataattaaacaaatcatatatataatgaattgtattttttaggtttgataattttctgtattttatttttgtggtatatgttttataatgatttaatttttagtttttatattttatttttttatgttttctttgtatgttttaaatattacatGTCGACCAAGTACATAGTTTTAGGTTTAGACATgtattaaagaaaatgattatattataataaaaattacatgttgaatatatgatataatttGTCTGCTTTATtgtgttttatataactttatattttttgtactATAGGATTTACTATTTAATGATGTGAATATTACACATTAGGCATAagttttttaatgtttcgtatattaaaatatatattatatttttcctttatttttgttttatgtaaattgttgtaatattaaaatgttaaaGGCTACAATTggtttcattttatttatatgtgtgAATATAGATATTATACGTGCAGAACCTAAGGAAAATGTAGTAAATACCAAATTTGTGAGACAACAAAGTCCAACTTACAATCCAAACAAGAAAGGagatgttattttttatatgcctGATCACAATGGTGGAATGCATGGAGACAGTAATAATAGtgcaaatattaatttaaaaaataattcagcACGTAATATCAATTTAGGGCGCAATAGAGTCGCAGAAGTATATCCCGAATTTGATTATTATTCAGGCAATTCACCAAATGTGAATAACACAAAAGAGTTTCAATCTATGAACAATCAGAAACAAGGATCCTTTGGAAATAAATTAGAACATGCAAATAGATCAccatattcatataataacaagaataattcatattctcctaatggaaataataattatggtACAGGAAGTTGGGAAAATAAGGGACGTTCGGATATCAATGGcggaaataataattcccATGGATTATAtggtaatatatatgataaaataaataataacgtatataacaatagtaaatataataatagtaattttaatattgataaaattaataatggcaatgataaagaaaataataaaacctATAAATCATACTTAAATTTGTATGTTTCAGATAATCGAATATCTCCTATTGGAACTAATGGAAGACCTGGGCATCTGATAAGTCATTTTAACAATCCTAATCAAAAACATGAGTTTTCACATGGTTTAGATGGATCATTTAATCAAAACAATCTTGGTACGAATTCTGGAGGTAATTATGGATTCAATGGAATAAATCCTAAAGGAAAAGGAGAAAATGAGAAATTTGATAATTATGGTAATAATGCAGGATCAAATAATGGTACTGGATACCCACAAATGGTAAATGGCAATAATGTAGGATCAGATGGTAGTATTCAACACCCACAAATGGTAAATGGTAATAATGTAGGATCAGATGGTAATATTCATCACCCACAAATGGTAAATGGCAATAATGTAGGATCAGATGGTAGTATTCAACACCCACAAATGGTAAATGGCAATAATGTAGGATCAGATGGTAGTATTCAACACCCACAAACGGTAAATGGTAATAATGTAGGATCAAATTATACTATGCAATATCCAGAAACGATAAATGGTAATAATGTAGGATCAGATGGTAGTATTCAACACCCACAAACGGTAAATGGCAATAATGTAGGATCAAATTATACTATGCAACAACCACAAATGGTAAATGGTAACAATGCAGGATCAGATAATGGTATTAAATACCACCATGTGGTAGatggtaataataatgtagcACCCAATTTTACTGGAAATGATCAAGAAATACTTAATAACATTCGTAGCTTGAGACCAGTAAACCATGAAGagttgtataaaaataaaatgaatccaataatatataatttgcaTGGAACAAAAAATGGTAATGAAGATGCTGCATCTTATTCCACATCTGCTTCAGATTCTGAATCAAATagatcaaataaaaatgcaaCCACATATGATAGTGAAAATAGTTATGGAGATAGTTCGGATTCGGATAGTGTTTTATCTTATGAAAGTGATTTAAGCTCTGAAAGTCAAAATAGCAAAGGGGGTTCATTTGATGTagaaaatttgttttatatagaTAATGCTCAAGATAGAgaaacaaaagaaaaattaatggaTTCATCAGAATCGGATGATGAAATAGAAAATCCTTTACATGTAAAAATTCCAGAAGGAAATATAAACTATCATTTTTccaattatatgaattttgataaaaaaaatatacttatttCCAATGATAcagaattattaaaaatgattgGAGATGATTTTTCAATAGAAATACGTAATTATTGtgttaaaaaatcaatatTTCCTAAGAAAGGTGATTATTTGAATGTTTCTTTTGAATATTCTAAAGAATTAGAAATGATAAGAGAACAAATTAAGAATGGACTATTTAAAAGGAAAACTAAGTTAATTACTAAAGaaaataacattttaaaacaaatagaAAACTCTTTAAAAAGAGAACAATTATCAACAAACAATGAAGATATAAAGGTAGCTCcaaattttaatgaattaaaagatgaaaaagaaTCGGTATtaactaataaatataataaattattagaaGAATATACTTGTCATGTACTTTCTAATAATCCTGGTGAATCTTcgtttgaaaaattatattaccATAACCTAGCAATGGGagaaataatgaaaacgataaaaacaaaatacaataataaagCAACAGAATCTGTTGTGCTAAATTATGAAATGTACATACTTTCTTcttcaaatatttatttatttggacatatgttaatattatcattagcATATTTCTCTTATAATTCTTATTTTACGAAAGGAACGAAATCATTTTATTCAATGGAAACATTGTTGTTAGCAAATTCagattattctttttttatgtttaatgAAATGTGTaatgtttattataaacctaataaatcatttaaaaaagattTAACATTTATTCCAATTGAGTTAAGACCGGGAAGATATACTACATATTTCGGAGAAAGAAGAATAATATGTGACACATTAGAACTAATATTAAACGCCGTATCTCTTATAAACATTAATGAAATTTacaatgttttttataaaaataatgttaatGGATATGAAAATTCAGTatctttttcaaataatgcAATAAGAGTATTTTCACAAGTTTGTCCTAGACACggagaaaaaaatgctaTAAATTGTAGCTTTGAAAATTCTAcactatataaaaaaaacgtttcagaaaatgatattaatgaaatagAAAATCAAAAAGAATTGAAAAAGGCATTTGATCTATTAAATACATTTAGTGAAATAGAAAATacatcaaataataatagttatCAACATGCTCACTATGTAAAACTTATCATGGAACAAAACTTATATATtgatttttacaaatatctATTTTGGTATGATAATAGAGaacttataaaaataccTAAAGCTGGCAAAAAAATCACAAAAAAATCCgaaatttcaaaatatatttataatcaATATTTGGAAATGCATAAATCATtagaaaacaaatttaaaattcctcctctttataatttgaaaaagaaaGCAATAATAGcattttattcattaatagataaatatgcagattatattaaaaatgaaaaattgagaaagctatatttaaaatttatttcatatactcgacattttctatatatgaATAGTGCACGATCACCTATAGGTAAATCTGATTTCgattttatgaaaatgatgTTAGACGAATTACAATCTGAAACAAATGTTCCATTAAAACTTATAGTGCGAGGCAATTATTTCAATATGATGGAGCATCTAGC contains:
- a CDS encoding sortilin, putative, yielding MKKKIEQNNPRHKKYSYSDESTMQNFFYKSINKNRFYLLFFLFLFSSLTNLAQCQVKKKVSVSEINFDSAVDDVQWCGNNHSTVLVKTVKGKLYRSSDGGKVWTNITSNLSENPNSKNDSTTGHTPETTVVDLIMVNPINKNIVLVIGAQNSHYISEDAGETFKLINYKNKINFWQFHNKKAHWALVSSWTAACFSTDNSSGECMQTLSLTKDLGATFQLIDIYVVQFNWGDVNSNSEDTIYYTRHRNRNGHQQRFSGWSKDVDFVSTNNFGKDVEVLVKHGNKFLISNGYIFVAKLNDVIKQTVNMMVSTDGGKTFNKANLPKDIHEKSYTILDTSEGAIMLHVNHGSSSEKLNTGNVYISDASGLNYTLSLPNNIRTASGECEFDRVLSLDGVYIANFLDDQDEMKDEDLKFTNFKLQLEEDVGPFETNTQKRKKQLTKGKNEETVRTVISFNKGGHWSYLKAPKVDSIGNKYDCGDECYLHLHGITNYHQYAPFYSIENAVGIIMGTGNVGSHLKYKSDEVNTFLSRDGGVTWIEAHKGPYIYEFGDHGGLIVMSDDLRKTNQIVFSWNEGQSWFDFELGQFPIDIDNIVAEPTSSSVEFLVYGTRNDIGVLYHLDFNALGQPLCKGLWAADSVSSDYETWSPSSGSFKDKCILGRKITYTRRKQTSECFNGKDLKRVVDKKLCDCTPEDYECEAGFTRKVGSFECKPTDSTLTIEGCTSSSYFYATAYRKVPGDVCVNGWVPEKVPVPCPDYSPFNNSAKSILFILFIMGLVMLIITYICRNPKFRSMFYNYGFDTFEHVKYSVVKTKKGNINSNVFEPEMEFIDAEQDNNEEDVPTLMSYHNERNGQRNDFDLTRNRSNHNNYITSRTASSQKKYPENIELL
- a CDS encoding ribosome biogenesis protein TSR1, putative — encoded protein: MKHRSHLKQVNKQFKKNKTQKKNKNVNKKAHKKKKKTVEKYSHMLHRAYQAHNTKSSILKNELEEKSKYIPIYNSLNVCLLSFHEDVDLLSFKREFIKYLCEQNEDDSIEYDNIQLYDIYTIHSDKTKRKRSLVVYDVPRNIYGIIDGTKCADLILCIFKDGSLENSAFDNLGYELLSILKIQGVPSIIGIGYNTSENKKYSKNFVSRYFNSEFTMDDKIFFINSSNYTDNIGNNYGINKSSDNNNTNFQKLYYEIMNMKVKNVSFREGRGYMMIDSYAYNPQNDSIYLKGFVKGAGFNVHNPIHITNIGDYYLDDIYAIDTMKRKRNSTSNNRNNYNYDINHETSEFFLNQNIQRNEENEKYFITNFLNNEKIMARNINYNFDRIQNCINRNTLDDENNLIPVRPYMGDDNNFNDKNMMMVLKKQNMPELSPFNLNHEDDNNTTVYKFNLNKEMGIQNNEPSNEYNNNIYTMNAHLSNGNHMETMNGMNRFGQFSNNENTQNMNNKNRWMYVSNEKYEASDNAICSYDRSQPIIDIQNGVVNNFEGNKNGLNGSSFLENNSDDSENENFSDNSSNKSSNSDNDDNNDIERDEENIEDIYLNKNICARERFKRYRSLQSLRTSFIDVYEDLPLAYSRVYDYECHENLMKYSKKKYIENCKIIQEKYSLADTYCIFVIKNDGNLINLMNNYEKLKLPFILSSILPFERKVTVVNMEIEKSSTYLENVQSKDIFKIICGFRHFIGAPIFSEQIIKSIQSKGKYEKFVKHGKKYIASIFGFTTVTSSPVFIIKTKNIINYGVEQYNNISTLQNMGNTDYLFNTNNVNSIFGNGNTNITQFNALNDFNAHAELVAHGKVVNCDCKRIIMKRISICGNIFKIHKKKAVIRNMFYNPKDINYFKPVELHTKFGLTGKILESLGTHGKMKCLFSSILKQHDKVFMFLYKRVYPVWFPMAWGGDPQLGPNDKPMTNKNEHRMVL